TCTTAATGCTTGTTATAGTAAACCTTTGGTTAACAAAAAAACTGGAAAGAAACAAAGTTGATTTGATGTACAACTAATCATTGAGGGAGAAGAAAATTTGCCTTCTAGAAAAGAATGGTTTTATTTGGCAACAGATAGTGGATATCTATTCAAGGCATGTTTTGCAGTTAAGAAAGTTAAAAGGTTAAGTTGTTTTGAAGATTCAGAGATTATAGGTACATGAATAAAAGGTAGACTGGCTGACGAGTGTGAATTAGCGAGTAGTTTCGATTATGCGGAAGAGGATCAAGAAAAAGAAGGAATAATTACTAAAGAGGTTTTGGAAATATATGGAGGAGATCAAATATTTCTAAAGAAAACAAATATTACTGAAAAAGATAATAAAGGCATTGAAAGGGATATATGATTAATTTCTTTTCCCTTTACACACTAAATCAAAAGCTCTCACCTAGTTAGTTATCTTCTTAACTTATTCATTAACTTTTCCATCAGTAATCTTAGTAAGTGAGTTTTATCAGGTCATAAGACTTTAGTTAATTGTTGGAAAAAACAAAAAGTATGAAAAATAGGTTTAGTTTATGCTATAAGCTTCTTAGCTACTCTTAAGTTTTTTCTTCTTTTATCGCGACTTCTGTCGCTTACTAATTACTTAAACACATAACTAACTAAGCAGTACTTATTGATTGAGAGAGGTAACTTTCTCTAATTACTGGAAAGACTCCAGATCCCTTAGTTGGATCAAATACTATTGCTGGTCATTGATTCTTAGAACTATCTTTAGTTCTAAGAGTGAAATGTCTTACACTGTAATGTTTGATTCAATCAACAAGTAGAGATACATTTCACTCTTTATCTAGAGTTTTATCTGGAGTGATAGTAAGTTTCACATCTGGCTTGTAATCACTTTCTCCTTTTAATTCATGCAATGCGTCAGGACCTGCCGCATAGTTAATGTGATTAGGAAAGAAAGATTCAAATCTTTCCTTATCTCCTCCCTTCAATACTTGAATTAAGTGTCCTTTAAATATTCCTAAATCCTTGGATTGTGAACTAAGAAGGTTATACATAATATTTAGATCCTTAGATTCAAATTCCATAGGATTTAGAGTAGCGCTATCATAATCATGATTATCTTTCTTGGATAATCAAATTTCTTGAAAATAAAGTTCAAAGAAATCTTTTTCTATTTGACTTAAAGATTTGTAAAGAGTACTTAATTGTTTTTTAAGTTCTTTTCTTTTCTTGTTGTGAAAGTAATTCTTTACAAACTTGTATTTACTTAAAGCAGATTGATTAAAGAATCATATGTGAAATCCAAAATTTAGCTTTAATCTAAGTAATTCTTTATCTCATCAAACATATCAATTCTTCTGACCTATTCTGTCAGAAGGAAAATAAACTAATCTTTTGATTTCAGATGTGGAAATAGTTGTTCCCTTGAAATAAATATCAATAGCATCCTGATTTAAAGCATTTCTAGCTAACTTAGTATAAGGAGTTAATATGTTTTCTACTTTTATTAACTCCTGATAGTATTTGGATTCATCTAATAAGTCAGTATCATCAACTTTCTTCTCAAACCATCTATCAATAGTTAATTGATTCAACTTAACTGTTTTAAGTCATTCCCATTCTCTTCCATCTAAATAATCACTTCTTTGTACTTGAATAAATAAATTGGGTTGATTGGAACCTTCAACCTTTTTAGTACCAAAGTTATCTATTGAATTAATGTTTGTTTGATAGTTGTAATATCTCTTGTAGTAACCTTCTAACCTATCTTTATCTTCCTGCAATAACTTATCATTATTGGTGCTTCCATTTAATAGAGGTATCCTGAAGAAATAATGATGTATTGCTGGTGCTTCGGAAAGTGTTTGCTTAGGTATTGTGATTGCAATTGGGGAGCCCAATGCAAAAAGAGGTAATCCAAAACTAAATAATTTAGGTATTCTGAAAGCCATTAAAAATAATTAAAATAAAGTTTTAAACTTGTATAATTTTTAATTTTTTTAACTAATTATGGCTGTTGCTCCTTTAATTATTAATGGAGCGAAAGCTTTATTAGTATTAGGAGTTGGGTTTGGTGGACATCAAGTTTATTGGAGATTAGGGGGTAATTATTTAGATGATGGTTTCTTTTATTTTGCAGATAAGATGTCACTGCCTAATAGAGACTTCTTGAAGCACAATAAGGTTTATGATTCTGAATCTGCAATTACTCAAAATGATGAGTGAGCTCAAAGTAAGGACTGACAAGATAGAAATAGTTATCACATAGGATTTAAGACTGGCGTAGCAGTTAGAGATAAGCTAAATCTTTTGGACTATAACGGCTTCAGAGATAGAGCTTTTGTATATAAAGTAATCAAAGACCATACTTTGAAATTGGCAATGCCTTGCCAATCAGGGACTGGTTGATTGTTAGACTTTGAGCTTCCTGCAAATGGTAAGTATCCAACTAAGTGATTTGTTGCAACCAATCTACACGTAATTAACATGTTTAGATTCAAAAGCAATCCTTATGGGGTTGCTTTGCCAATAACAGAAAGATATGTAAATCAATTGAGAGCAAGTAAGATGCAACCGTGAAGAGATTTAAATAGTTGTGAACAAGCTATTGTTAACAACAATACAGAGCTTCAACTATATACAGAAAGGGATGAGATAGATAGACATATCTATCCTGAATATAGAAATTATTGGTACGGTCATCAAACTTGAACAGACATTTATAGATTCTCAAATTATCTTGATAGACCAACTGCATATACAACCATCATTAAGGACCCTAAGTTAGTCTATACAGCTATAGACTTTTTGGGTCCTAGATATACAGTTTCTGGTCATCAAAATACAAAAGTTAGTTATTTCAAGGACTTTGGAGTTATGGAAATAGATTTTGAAAATGAAGATCAAGCAAGAGTTATGACTAACGGAACATACGATAAGTATTACAAAGATAAAGCAAATAGTCCATATTGACACAAAGGTCCTGCAGTTGATGTCTTTGCTCCCGAATTAATGAGTAAATATGACCCACAACAACTAGCTAAATCAGGAGACAGATACTATATAGGAGGGTATCCAGGGTCAGTGTCTGAAAACCTTTCCTTTAGCATTAATGCACAAGTAAAGGTTTCACGGCCTAGAGATTGAGGTTATTACAATAACTATCTACATAACGCAGAATTAACCAGTAGTAAGTTAACTTTCTTCAAAAAGTACCACAGTCAAGATGATTCCTCATACAACTTACTGAATAGTAGAGGTCAAGTAATTCCTGGACACGCAGATATAGAAAAAATAGATAAAAGAACTGATTCCTCCAAGATTACTTGAGACGGACAAACATTAAATGGTTGAGGTTACAACTATTTGATTGACAATACTTTCCTTGGAAAAGGGGCTTCCGGTTCTATGGTTCTAAATCAAAACGGGGAACTATTAGGTCTTTATAGAATGTACAATCCAGGTCTGAATTATGGATTCGTTGAACCCTTAAGAGCTAGTTGGGTAGTTGACGACAAAGGAAAAATTATCCTTCCAGGATTTGACTTGTTGACTGGAACAAAAGGTCAAGCTGTTTCTTATAAATCTCAATTATTGAAGTACAAACCAAATCTAAATACTTATCTAAAAAGTAAATCTTGGAAGTTAAAGAATTAGTCTAAAAGTTAAATAGTTTAAAGATCCTGAAGCATATAGTTTTTTAGTTAATTCAAGAAGTAATTAGATCTTTATAACTCCTTTTTAATTCTTTGTTGGGGGGGGCAATTTATAAAAGACATAGAGTTAATGCATATTGTGTCACTCTTTTAGCGGGAGCTTTAGTAACCTCTACAACTGCAATTACAACAATAAGCAACAAGAATTAATTACATGACTTACAACTGCTGGAGAAAGTATCTCTCAATTCTTTCAACTTCAACAACAAGTTCAACAAATTCCTTCACATCCTATTGATGTAATAAGTGCCCTGACAAAAATCTATAGGTTCTTTTCAGAAAAGGCAAAAACAACTTAACAATTTTTCTCCCCAGAAATCTTTGATTTTCAAAGATTTATAAATTTTTTACATATAGTCAAGAGTCTTTTGTTTAGTATTTTTGATTCCAGAGTCTTTTATGAACTATTTACTAGATTAGACACAAAAATAAAGATTTTTGTCAAGCAAAAGAAAGTCTTTTGAATCTTTTTTAATGAAGAAAATTGAAAGAACACTCAAAAGATTGGAGGAGTATTTTTAGGATTACAGGAAGAGACTAATAAATTTCTTACTACAAACCCAAGTCTTTTTAGTTACTTATTGTTAAAGTTTGCAGGAGATCCTGAGAAAATTTCTAAGGACTTTGTGACACTTTCTAAGGAAGTTGAAAGAAAGAAGAATAACTTAAACAATACAGAAGGAAGATTTAAAGGTATCAGTCAAAATCTCCCTAAATATTCATTAACTTTAGATTGATTAGATTGTGTTTTCGAATCTACTTGACTTTGGTGAAGGTGTTCTAGTAATAAGAGTTCAAGACAAGTAGGTATATCTTCAGAGACTTTTAATAGTTTGGCAAAATTCTTTAATCTCTATTAGATTTTTTTATATCTCTAAAATTGTAGAGGAATACTTAAAAAGTAGATAATTTAAGAGATGAGTCTTTTACACAAAATATTTGTTTCTGGCGGGGTTGCCTGCGCACCCTTAACTTATATTTTTTCTAGTTTTAATGGCGCAGGAACTTTAGAGATCAAAGATGTAAGTGATCAAGTAGGTCAAACTGCAGGACTAAAAAGAGTAGCAATATTAGTAAACAATAAGAACAGACTTAAAGATGGCAAAGCAGAAATTTCCAAGATTTGCGAAGGAACTAGCTCAAGTAAACATGAACTAGTTGGATTAGGAATATTAAAGGAAGTTAATACTAATCAAGTAGTCAAAGATGGTTTTATTGAAAATGCTTTGATTCCTTTAGGTTGTGTTTCTAATGGAGGGCAAAAATTAGAAGTTGTAGGAAATACTTCTAATTTCTGATATGGAGTTTTAGATTATGAAAATGTGATTGTTGAATTATTAAGTCATGGAATAGATAAAACCAAAACGGGAAAGGATCAAGATCAAACAGTTGGTTGAGACGGAGGAGATGGAATTTGAAAGTCAGAAGAAGCAAAAGATTTGGAAGAGTTTGATAAATGTTACTACAAAAAACTTCCTCAAATGGGAAATATCTTGAAGAGATCTTTTGGAGGTAGCAAAGTTGAACAAAAGAACATTAAATTAACTGATGATTCAAATTGTTCAAATAAAAAGTTTGGAGTTTCTGTTATAAACATCTATAGCAAAAAAGGTGGTTGAACATTCTGACCTCATAATGAGGATGGTTTGGATTGAGGACAATTTAACAAAATATATGGAGATAGACTAAGTAGAGTCAAAATAGGAGACGGAAAGCTAATGGTAGGAGATAATGACATATTTAATGGATTCCCTAGAAAAATAAATGTTGTGCCTAAAAGTTAATTTAAGTTAAAGAAGGAAGTTCATTAGATAAAGTCAGTTTAATTAAATTTCTGTAAGATATAGATTCTTCGTAACACTTAGTTTTTAGTAGTAGTTTGTTTCTTGGGGGGGGCATTCTTTGCAAAAATAAAGTAATATTTTACAGTTGTTTAGTAGCGTTAAGTGCTACATCAACTGTAGGAATTGTCTGTATTGAAAATAGTAAATCAACATTTTCTTCATGAGGTAGACAAATAGGAGGATTATTTTCTAATGCAAGCAGCTCTTCATCATTTTCTACAGATTCTGTAACTCCTGCTCTTATACAGGCAGGAACACAGATTGCTAGTGTAGTTACAACACATATGTGACCCTTCTTGACCAGTAGTGTCGGAGCTTTTGCAAATCTAAGAACAACCTATACAGATTTCTTTGGAAGTATCAAACACTTTTTAATGTCCTTAGTAGATTCAGAAATCTTTTATAGGATTTTTCAAAACTTACATATGAAGCTGTGAAACGTTACTTCTTTTTTCGTCTCTGGGGGAGCAAGTTCTGATTTTATAGAACTGTTTAAAAATCAAGAGTTAAGCAATACACTGAAGGTGGGTAAGTTCTTATTAGGTTTGCCCCTTGATGGGAATAATAATTTCAAAGCAAAACCTAATGTATTTAACTATTTACTCTTAAAGTGAATGGATGATCCTTCAAAGATTACTAAGAAATTTAAGTCTTTATCAGATTCTATAAAGAAATTAACTAACAATAGTAGTTCTGGAGGGGGAAGTGGGGGCACTAGTTCAGCACTAAGTGGGTCAGGTACTTATGAATTGGAAATACCTACATTAGAACAATTTTTAAATATTGAAAAACAACATATAGAAAGTTGGTGAAAGTTGTTTTGAGGCGGTGAAGTTGTAGCCAAAATTAAGGGTCAGACTGATGTAGTTGGTGGCTTGAGATCTTGACTCTTTAACTTATGGACCTGATAGTCAATAAATTAGTTTTTAATTTTTTTCAGGGAAAAAATAATGTAAAGACTTAATTTAAGAGCCCCTTCCTACCCAAGCAAACTTAAAAACTCCGTATAGATTATGGGTTTGACTAAGTTTCTATTAGTCCCATCTTCAGGGGTATTGGCAATACCAGTGTCTTTAATGTCTATAAATACTGAAATTGATCATGAGATAGTATTGGCAACTTATCAATCCTACATCAATTCTGATATAGCCGATCAAGCTTTTAATGATTATTCATTAAAAACAATCTACTTTGAAACTGACAAAGAGGTTTTTAATGGATTTGCCTCAGGAGCTTTTGATTTAGCCATCTTAAGTTCCTCTACATTGGAGGAGGACATTTCTAAAAATTTAGCTAAAAAGATTGATTGAAACAAATTCACTTCTATTAAAAGTCAGTTAGGAATAAATGGGGGGGGAGGTGAAAACGGACAACAAGGGCAAATTAGTAAAAAATTGGGATCAATATATTCCCCCGTTGTCAATAAGTTCTTTGAAAATGCACCAAGTTTAGCATAATATGGAGTTCCTTATTTTATAAGCTACTTAGCTTTTGCTTATAGAGGTAAGAAAGAATTGGGACAAGGTAGTGGATCTACACAAGTTGTTGCAACATCTTCTGAGGAAACTTCTTCTTCTGGACAAAAACCTATAAGCTGAAATGAATTAATGAAAAAGATCTCTCAAGATGAACGATTTAAGTCCCACAATGGAGAACCAAAACTAGGAATGGTAGAAGATGAACTAACTCTATTTTCTCTTTCTAAGTTAAGTAATAGTTCTTCTTCTTCGGAAGAATTATTTAAGAAAGAAACTAAAACATCTGAAGATGATTTTTACAACCAATATATGCAAATCAACAAGTCAGGAATTAACAAAGATATTCTTGGAGACAGACCTTTGTTTTTTAGTCCTGATTCAGTTGTGTTATCAGAAGCTCTTAGTTCAAGAAAACTAGAAGGTATTTTCTTTTACAATGGTGATGCCCTGTACGCACACCAAATGTTAGAAGAGGGGGAAGAAGAGAGTGATAGTAGTGATTCAGATTCTTCCGACGAGGATAAAGAAATTCATGTTGCTCCTTTATCTCCAGCCCTTTGATTTTTAGATAGTATTGTTATTTCTTCAAAATCAAGTCCTGCAAAAGAAGAGAGAATCTATAAATTCTTGGAAAAATTATCTTTTGAAAATTTTGATAAGTTATCTAGTTTAGATAGACAAAAAGAATTAGAAGATGAAGAGGTTGAAGAGAAAGAGAATAGACCGGAATGATTACTTGATAACTTTAAAGAAATTGGATATACCCCAACTTTAAAAGAATTCAATAAATGAATTAAGGGGGGAAAATCCTCCTAAAAGTCCACCACCCCCTCCCCCAAAAGAGGGAGACAATTTTTACAAAAAAGAAATGGAATTTCTTTTCGGCGATCCAGATATAGAAAAATGTTTAGAAAAAACTAATGGCCAAACATGTTCTA
Above is a window of Mycoplasma ovis str. Michigan DNA encoding:
- a CDS encoding MIP family Ig-specific serine endopeptidase, which gives rise to MAVAPLIINGAKALLVLGVGFGGHQVYWRLGGNYLDDGFFYFADKMSLPNRDFLKHNKVYDSESAITQNDEWAQSKDWQDRNSYHIGFKTGVAVRDKLNLLDYNGFRDRAFVYKVIKDHTLKLAMPCQSGTGWLLDFELPANGKYPTKWFVATNLHVINMFRFKSNPYGVALPITERYVNQLRASKMQPWRDLNSCEQAIVNNNTELQLYTERDEIDRHIYPEYRNYWYGHQTWTDIYRFSNYLDRPTAYTTIIKDPKLVYTAIDFLGPRYTVSGHQNTKVSYFKDFGVMEIDFENEDQARVMTNGTYDKYYKDKANSPYWHKGPAVDVFAPELMSKYDPQQLAKSGDRYYIGGYPGSVSENLSFSINAQVKVSRPRDWGYYNNYLHNAELTSSKLTFFKKYHSQDDSSYNLLNSRGQVIPGHADIEKIDKRTDSSKITWDGQTLNGWGYNYLIDNTFLGKGASGSMVLNQNGELLGLYRMYNPGLNYGFVEPLRASWVVDDKGKIILPGFDLLTGTKGQAVSYKSQLLKYKPNLNTYLKSKSWKLKN
- a CDS encoding phospholipase D-like domain-containing protein: MTLYLKEQEEAQALRTITLPLIVPSEKEVLNSKELDLSGSALNACYSKPLVNKKTGKKQSWFDVQLIIEGEENLPSRKEWFYLATDSGYLFKACFAVKKVKRLSCFEDSEIIGTWIKGRLADECELASSFDYAEEDQEKEGIITKEVLEIYGGDQIFLKKTNITEKDNKGIERDIWLISFPFTH